From the Trifolium pratense cultivar HEN17-A07 linkage group LG4, ARS_RC_1.1, whole genome shotgun sequence genome, the window agataaataaaaaaaaaaaaaagcttaaaaataggaacaaaacaaaacaatccatgcgcataaaaatagaaaaaaaaaacacaataaaaacattatataaagtttagtcaataaaaaaaaattatagattgaatatagaaaaaaaataagaagaaaccgcataaaaataagaatatagaaataattaataaaaaaacaatactttataaaaaaagaacataaacaatattttttcatcataaaaagaaaagaaacataagcAATACCAACCACTAAATAAAGTTTAGTAGTATCAAACTTATTAGATTACCctaaatatttctaataaaatttattatttttattaaaaatatacacgggaccattatttatcactagaacataaaaaattgaataaataaatttacaagaaaaaaaacaataattccacttatattttaacaatattatataataaatttttaaatatttaattcagttaatgacaaatatttaattcaaatatttaattttttaccttaatataatgacaaattcatatatcaaataaatctttaaacAAGCTTACTCGTGAAATTAATTGACCACTTTCCTttcgttttttttgttacgATAAAATGTTCGTATCatttcattattaattaataatagtaCGAATATAAGTGGATATATATCAATGTAAATTTGAAAACtgcatacaaaaaaaaaatattgaaaactaGTTAAGACTTAAGAGTGACATTACATTTGCTAACCTATGATCGATTACATTAGCTTGTCACATTAGAATTTAGAAAACAATAGATCAAATTTTATTGGACAagattaaaattcaaataaggGATTCAAGATAAGAGATGCAAAAGTTATTCTGATCAAACTTCTGATCACTTGTTTAAGAGAtttaagattttattttattttatggtagAAGAGATTTAAGATTTTTATTACTTTgacaaatttattgttggtagaataattacacttgaatgaAAGGTAAACGGGCAATAAACTACGCCGCTAACcctttttgaatggcaaaataAATTCTCTTAAAAACTATATCTAGAGACCTATGAGACATCATGTTCATATGTGAATCAAAATCCTCTCTATTTTTTATCAtctttatttttactattactaatgttttaagaatataaaTGTTATAATGCAAGATTCAGTGAGTCCAACTATttagtaatatatatttaaaaattattcaaaattatGGTAATGAAGTTGAAAAATAGGGTGAAAAATAGAGATCCCCAACTCTCGCCACAATAGGTAATATGTTATGTTTGGCTTATCCACCAAAGCAGGggtgtgaaaagaaaaaatgggTGATGCATAAGATATTTCAGATAAGAATAAGATGAGGTAGCTCTTCCTTCTCATGTTCAGTAATGCATTTCTTGTGTTTTCCAAAAATAGAAGACCTGTAGTTAGGTAATTGAACACCGACAATAAATATATGATCCATCTACTAGTAAACTCAATAAATATCTGTtgtcattttattaaaatttattatctttttctataataaaaattatttttctttttgaataaaGAAGGAAAATTCAATCTAATTACTCcatccggtcctttttataagaaacactttagaatttttatttggtcttttttataagaaacactttgacacaattccatttgtactcttattaaatacaatcaaataattcattataatgctagtgcattaattagagaagtctatttcccatgctagtcaaaggttagttttggaatataacataaaatgttagaattattaatgagaaaatttaccttccttgatctgtgtgattttgtcaaagtgtttcttataataaggaccggaggaagtattaAATTGGGGACCATATGTTTACCTCATTTAATAGAAGATAAAAAATGGCAGAAAGGGAAGATctcaaaaaatgagaaattttggaGTAGATAGATAGATGCAGCTAAATTTCTTGTAAATTCAACTCTCAGAGAGAACTGATGTCAATGTACCAAAAAGCAGttctaaaaaaagaaatttacaaGTCAGCCACTCCCTCAATAAATGTCATCAATAAAATTGTGTTACTCCAAATTTGTGCTTGAAGAAACTCAAAGTACActtcattctttttctttttgactttgtgttttttttttacaatcagtTTAATCAGTTTGGGATCAGTTCTAACATTAAGTGGTTCCAACCCACTTTAGGGAATCGAATCATATTTCTTTCTACTAAGTTCAATGTTAATTACCACTAAATCAACTAACAATTGATATAGTTCTGTCATCTCTTCTGTCTTAATTTAATGACaaagattgtaaaaaaaataaagtgattTGAAGAGAGAGAAACAGTAACAAAAGTCCAATAGTTGTAATTAGTACAGAACAGCCGGAAAAGATTAACGGTAAAGAATCTAAATCcgtaaatattaattaatctcTCAAATTTGGACCTGAATTTGGTGCAATCAGCACCCATAACTCCACATGCAGTCACTGAAATCAGAACCGTTTCATTGAGATTAGACGTCTTATATTTAaagatcatatttttttatattttaaccgCATTAAATCTGAACCGTTTGATTTTAATCAGATAACCCTGATGTACGCTGTGATGCACCGACTGCATCACATTTTAAGTCCACTTCCCTCAAATTTAGCTAcataaaattccaaaaattggatttcaatttaaaaatttggaaTCATAAAACATTTGGGTCAAATACTTGATGCTTACTTTACTGAATTTACTGATGATAATAATTACTAGaactttaaaaagaaaaacaaatctcACATCAGATATGATAGTACTAGAAATTTATCACACATTATCTCTCCAGTCTTGTATCATTGTGATTTATCATCATTTTTTAGCATTCCCACCTCACATTCTTCAAGTCAAGCcaagacaaaaaaaagaaaagagtaaGGGTTAAATTAACATGGATTCTTAGCCAAGCCAAACAACCCACATGGCCACGGTTAAAttatgaagagaaaaagaagttactgtcaaaaaaaaattatctgatGAAATCACTTGTTCTAGTAGCAAATACAGCAATAAATAAAGGCACCAAACAAAGATGAAACTCTTGGAACACCGTTACCCCATTTCATAGCTTTTCTCTCAACATGCAATGACTACTCATCATTCTCTCTCTCCTCAACCTTGCTTGTTAGGTTTCCTGTCTCTGCTATCTCAGAGACTTCAGAACTATTTCTTTTGCttctaatttctttttcaaataaattaaaaaaatctaccAAACAAgaaactacattttttttacctCATTTGTTCTCTGTTTTCTCAGATCTATAATCTCTGTTGCCCAGATCTTTATTTATCACAAGTTACAAACTTTTCTCCTGTTGGTTGGTTGTTGTGTATAAAAAAATGAGTAAAGAAGAATTTTTGAAGATACAGGTACTCCTATCACATTCTCCatgttttgtgttttattttgttttgtttcatttgatttttattttgcttttgttttcAGAAATCTGTTCTTAAAGTGAACATACACTGTGATGGATGTAAACAGAAAGTAAAGAAAATCTTGCAGAAAATTGATGGTATGCAGCATctattattatgatttattatttacattttttcttatttttctatgctttcaattattattattattgtcctAAGTAAAACAAAACCAAACCTTAATTTTACTGACCTAAATTGCATATGTTTTTTGTGTTGATTAATGAATGGCAGGGGTGTTTACAACTGAGATAGATGCAGAACAAGGGAAGGTTACAGTTTCAGGAAATGTGGACCCAAACATTCTCATCAAGAAGCTTGCAAAATCAGGGAAACACGCAGAGCTATGGAGTGTACCTAAACCAAACAACAATAATcagaataataataacaacaacctTGTTAATCAGCTGAAGAACATGCAAATTGAGAAACCAaaaggtggtggtggtggaggtggaggaggaggaAACAACAACAAAGGACAGAATCAAAATCAGCAGAACCAGaagggtggtggtggtggtggtggtggtggaaacAATAACCAACCCAAAGGTGGTGTTCCACAAGGACTAAATCCACAGCAGCAACAGCAACTCCAACTTCAGCAACAGCTACAACAACTCCAACAGATGAAAGGGTTTCAAGATCTACCTCAATTCAAGGGAATGAAGATGCCACCTAATCAGAACCCAAACCAGCAAATGCCTAAAGCTGTTAAATTTGATGTGCCTGAAGATGATGACGATGATTTTACTGACGATGAATTAGATGATGATTATGAcgaagatgatgaagattttgatgacgatgatgagtttgatgatgaAATGGCTGATTTACCACCTAATAAGATGAAACCCTCTATGCCTATGGGGAATGGTGCTCACATGATGTTGAATGGGAATCACCCACAGCTTATGAATGCCATGAAGGGTGCTAATTTCAATGGCGGTGGTGGTGGAAACGGGAAGAAacctggtggtggtggtggtggtggaccTGTGCCGGTTCAAATTCAGGGTATGGGTGGTGGTAATGGAAACGGAGGAAAGAAAGAAGGCGGCGGCGGTGGTAACAAAAATAACGGTGGCATGCCAGAGGCTAAAAACGGGggcggtggtggtggaggaAACAAGAATGGTGGGAATAACAATCAGAACAACAATGGGGGTAAAAAAGGTATTTCAGTACCAAATGGTGGCGGCGGTGGAGGTGGTAATGTTCAAGCTATGAACAGTGAATTTCAAAAAATGATGGCTGCCGGTGGCGGTGGTGGTGGTCGTCCTCACCCTGCAATGGGTGGTGGAGGCAATAATATGGGACAGATGAGTATGCCAATGAACCAAATGGGTGGCAACATGCCAGCTGTTCAAGGCTTACCGGCAGGAGGCGGTGGATACTTTcaaggtggtggtggtggtggtggtatgGGTCCAGAAATGATGCCAGGAAATCCttaccaacaacaacaacagcaacatcagcagcagcagcaacaacaacagtTAATGGCTGCTGCAATGAACCAACAACGGGCTGCGATGGGGGGAGGAAATGATCAGAGATTTCAGCAACCAATGATGTATGCAAGGCCACCTCCAGCAGTGAATTACATGTATCCTCCTCCTTACGCTTATCCTCCTCCTCCAGATCCTTACACACACTATTTCAGTGATGAAAATACTTCCAGTTGCAATATCATGTGATGATCTAATTCATCTCAACCAAGTGAAGGTTCAAACTATAGTATTTACCCTACTCTAATTTTATTATGCAATCAATACCAATGGAACatgagttttttattttcatttttctttgctTTGATCCCCTTTTCAACTTAGGGGTTTCTAATTACCTGTAGTTTATAGAtatcttataataatattactattattattattattatgttctTTGAGAGTAAGTAGTAAGtacttcttatttttttttttatatattatgtgtttatattttggaaatagtaataaaaatatttcagaAAAAAGTTAGCAATATTCTTGTTATTGAGAATGGAATGAACAAAATTCCCAATTCTGTTTGCTCATTTGATAAACTCATCCAATTGTCTATTTACTAAACAATCAATCACATTGTTTGTGTTTGGGTGTCTAGTATTAAATTATTGGCTTATCTTATTGTGTTATGGCATCTTACTATATCTTATCTGTATACATTATTTTGTGTCTCCCTTTGTTATTTTGGGTTTGGACCCACCCAGTTGGAATCTCTCTATTTCTCTTTAACAAATGAAGTTGATTTTAATTTGGATCTACTATCCCAAATCCAACCCAAACAGTGGTTTTCAATCACAATCTAGTATTAATCAGTGGTATTTATATGTCGTTTTCTAATTTTAAGGTTATTATGGCATATGCATCTTCATAACTATCCTATAATTGTGTGGTTGACATTGTAATTGATCATAATGTGTAGAATTGATGTTTCATCCGAAGAATTATTGATGTACAGTTAATATATATAGCAATATGTGTGTAGAATAGAATTGAATTGTTGATGATAATGGTGCGGATATGATATTAGCTGCATAGTAACAGTTCACTCACTGTTGAACCAGCTGAGGCTCAACTAATTCAGTAGTGGTAAATGTAATACTTACGTAACTGAACCAAATCTTTAGCTGTACACCCAAATCACCTGGGttggttctttttttttttcttaaatgttTTCAAGCTTTTTAGTGTAGTATATTTAGTTATTGGGTCATAAGTCTTCTAAAGTCAAAGGAGTTGTTTCTATAATTTGGTGTATTAGTCcaacaatcaataaaaataagtcaCATAAAAGTTGTATGTGATACCCATAATTAACTTACACCAAACTTTTATTTAACCTGCAATATTTTCTGCAGATGCGTCAATACCCCTAAATTATCGAgggataaattaaaaaaaaaaagaaaaaaacaaagaaaatattgagCATAAATACAGAAGATtatctaatttaattttttgtattccACAAAAATTTAGGTATAGACCTCAAATAATGTTGATAATGAGATACTTTTTTATCATCCACAACAGTGGTTTCATGTTTTTGTGAGAGTTGAACTCACATTTATGAAATACAGTGTATATGATCTATTCTTTCCTATATATTCATtacataattaatatattttttgtctataatataatcaaatacattaactatacaataaactaaaaaaaaaatttacttagGGAATGAGTATTTCTTAGTACCTATGgctatgctattttttttttttcactattaGTAATTTTAGTATTAAGTGATTTCAACTTCCTTTCAATCGTAATTACAGGTGATCGAACTGTAATATTTTCTACTTATTTCAGCATCAATCAACACTAAACCAACGAACGATATACGATATGAACTATGCtatttttgtttatgatttGTTGAGGCACGCAAAGTAACGTGgtagtaattaattaaagaaTGGTATGCATAAGTTTtggatttttataattaaataattgtacTAGTCTTTGTTTCAATTTGAGGAAATCATGGATGTGTGCGTGGTGGGGTGCACACTGATGAAGTTGCGCATGGACCCCAGCTATATATATCAATCGGCCTAATTAATTAAACAGTGATATTTTATTGGAAAATGctgggcactggttaaggatattaaaatggaaaatttatctcgtaaattgtgcattcaataatttaaatatgtaaaaagtaattctctctcatcattaactttgtcaattgtttctttttttggcatgcttaactagtgcctcgGGGGCaccgtttagcatgaccctattttattttatatgctCTTGTGACTAGTGGGGTTTAATGGTGGGCCATATACATCATCACCGTCACTACAATTGTGATAAACACCAAATTCTTCTGTCAGGAGTGAATTTATTTTACACTAGTACTAGTACTAATCTTACATCTTATTTAATAATTATGGTTACTGTTCCCACTAAGTAACTTAACTTTACATCTAAATTTCAACCTCTTGAATAAATCATAGTACAAATTGGATATAGTAGCTAGGTGGTGTAGTGTAGAATATTTAGGATATTCACATGGGTTGACTGTTGAATCTGATATGATATCATCATTCCTTGAGTGAGTACATCACATACACAACATAATTCTTCACTATGATTCTTATATAAAGCTTTTATTtagatattatatttttttttgtcatgtgaATTATAAGTTTAAAATTCGATCTTACTAATCAGATTCATAAGTTATAAATTAGTATTTGCACCAAATAGGCATATATACATGAAATCTAAATCTATTAAGTAATACTTGAATGATATAtgtgatataaattttcaatataaCGGTGAATTcggtaaaatttgtattcgttataaagTTATTGATAAGTGGTGCACCGTGGTGCACAATGCACACCACTTCATCAGCTCTTTCATGTTAGCCTTCACCTAtgttttgtgtatatatatggTCCGTAGGAAGAGGGGACGACCTGTCGAATTCACATCAGAAATCGCCAGAACACAAACGAAATCTTGAATTGcatatagaaataaaacaaaccATTTATGTCTCGGGGCTGAGGTATATGAAGAATGACTTTTTGGTCCCTTTCGTCCAATGGTTAGGACATCAAGTCTAT encodes:
- the LOC123919620 gene encoding heavy metal-associated isoprenylated plant protein 32-like; translation: MSKEEFLKIQKSVLKVNIHCDGCKQKVKKILQKIDGVFTTEIDAEQGKVTVSGNVDPNILIKKLAKSGKHAELWSVPKPNNNNQNNNNNNLVNQLKNMQIEKPKGGGGGGGGGGNNNKGQNQNQQNQKGGGGGGGGGNNNQPKGGVPQGLNPQQQQQLQLQQQLQQLQQMKGFQDLPQFKGMKMPPNQNPNQQMPKAVKFDVPEDDDDDFTDDELDDDYDEDDEDFDDDDEFDDEMADLPPNKMKPSMPMGNGAHMMLNGNHPQLMNAMKGANFNGGGGGNGKKPGGGGGGGPVPVQIQGMGGGNGNGGKKEGGGGGNKNNGGMPEAKNGGGGGGGNKNGGNNNQNNNGGKKGISVPNGGGGGGGNVQAMNSEFQKMMAAGGGGGGRPHPAMGGGGNNMGQMSMPMNQMGGNMPAVQGLPAGGGGYFQGGGGGGGMGPEMMPGNPYQQQQQQHQQQQQQQQLMAAAMNQQRAAMGGGNDQRFQQPMMYARPPPAVNYMYPPPYAYPPPPDPYTHYFSDENTSSCNIM